In Micromonospora inyonensis, the genomic window CAGCCGCTCGCCCTGCAGGCCGCCCAGGCGCTGCTGTCCGGCACCGACACAGTCTTCACCGGCAGCATGAACATCGACTCCGATCGCGGGCACGGACGCACCGAACGCCGCACGATCCGCGTCGCACCATGTGACGGCCGGCTGTTCCCCGGCGCCCGGCAAGTGTTCCGGCTCCGCCGTGACACCGGCGGACTCGACGGCGTGCGCACCAGCAAACAGATCATCTACGGCATCGTCAGCCTCGATGCCGAACAGGCCAGCCCGCAGCACCTCAACGCCTATGCGAGAGGACACTGGTCTGTTGAAAATCGTCTGCATTGGATCCGAGACGTCACCTTCAGCGAGGACGATTCCCAACTCAGGACGAGTGCGGCGCCCCGCAACCTGGCCGCCATGCGCAACCTGGCCATGAACACCTTCCGCCTCGCCGGGCGCGTCAACATCGCCCACGCCCGCCGCGACCTCCACGACCGCGCCGACGCCTTCGCCGCCTACGGCATCTAGCAAACCACGATGAAAGCGGGCATAGAAGAACAACGCCGGGGCCGTGCGGACGGGCCGGCCCGGGTCCGGTGACCGACGTCATGCGTACCGTCATGGATCACCTCTTTCTCGGCCTGGTGCTGCTGATGCTGGCCTGGCCGGTGTTCGCTCTGGCTGCCGTGATCCTGGCGGTGCGGGTGGCGTTCGCCCTCCACCACGGCCGGGGCGCACGATCGAGGGCGGGGTGGCTGTCGATCGGCGCGGCGGCGTCGACGGCCGTCAGGGCACACCCCTGAAGATTTTTTTCGTCGCAAGGTGATACATCGAAGGGTATTGACCCGAACTGGTTGCCAGGTAAGGGTGAGCCTCGGAGTCATCAATTTGACCTGGAGGCTCGATGCCCAGCGTGACGTCCCCGACGAGCAGACGCGTTCTGCTCGCGGCCGCCGTGGCCGCTGCCACGGCGATCGTTCCCCCCACCACCACCCCTGCGGCGGCCGATGCGTCCGTCACCCGGCAGCAGCAGTACGCGGCCGCGGCCGCGGAGTACGGAGTGCCGGAGAGCGTGCTGCTCGGCGTCTCCTACCTGCAGTCCCGGTGGGACACCAACGCCGGCACGCCCAGCACCAGCGGCGGCTACGGCCCCATGCACCTGACCGACGCCGAGTACGTGATGTCCCTGCCCGGGGGACACCACCACGACGAGGACGAGGACCCGCGCGGCGACGACTCGCGGCCGGCGCACCCGGTCGACTCGACCGAGAAGGCGCCGCCGGCCGAGTCTCTCCAGACCCTCGACGCCGCCGCGACGCTCACCGGCACCAGCGAGGAGACGCTGCGCGGCGAGCCGGCGGCCAACATCCGGGGCGGTGCGGCCCTGCTCGCGTCGTACCAGCGGGAACTGGCTGGACCGACCGGGAGCACGAGCGACCCGGCTGCCTGGTACGGCGCGGTGGCCCGCTACTCCGGCGCGGACAGCGCGGACGCCGCGGCCGCCTTCGCCAACGAGGTGTACGGCACGATCCGCGAGGGCGCGAGCCGGACCACCGACGACGGCCAGCGGATCACCCTCACCCCGCACGCCGACCTGGTCCCGGTGACGTCCTGGCTGGACAAACTCGGCCTGCGCGAGCTGGCGCGCCCGGACGGCCTGGAGTGCCCGAACGACATCTCCTGCGAGTGGATCCCGGCCCCCTACCAGGATCTCGGTAACGGGGACTACGGCAACCACGATCTCTCCGACCGGCCCAACCGGCAGAAGATCGAGTACATCGTCATCCACGACACCGAGGCGACCTGGGCGACCACGCTCAAGCTGGTCCAGGACCCGACGTACGTGAGCTGGCACTACTCGCTGCGATCGGTCGACGGGCACATCGCCCAGCACGTGAAGACCAAGGACGTCGGCTGGCACGCCGGCAACTGGTACGTCAACGCCAAGTCCGTCGGTCTGGAGCACGAGGGCTTCGCCGCCCAGGGCACCTGGTACACCGAGGCGATGTACCGGACCTCGGCGAAGCTGGTGCGGCACCTCGCGACGCGGCTCGGCATCCCGATGGACCGGCACCACATCATCGGCCACGACAACATCCCGGGCACCGTCGCGGCGAACGTGCGCGGCATGCACTGGGACCCGGGACCGTACTGGGACTGGGACCACTACTTCGAGCTGATGAAGGCGCCGGAGATCAACACCGGTACCCCGCTGACCGGGCTGGTCCGCATCGAGCCGGACTTCGCCACCAACCGGCCGGCCTTCACCGGCTGCGTCACCGCCGGGGTGCCGTGCCCCTCGCGCGGTTCGTCGTCGGTGATCCTGCGCAGCGCGCCCAGCCCGGACGCGCCGCTGGTCAACGACATCGCCCTGCGCCCGGACGGTACGCCGAACACCACGCACATCTCCGACCACGGCGCGCGGGCGTCGACCGGTCAGACGTACGCGATCGCGGACCGGCAGGGTGACTGGACGGCGATCTGGTACCTCGGGCAGAAGGCGTGGTTCCACAACCCGGCCGACGCGCCGACCGCGCAGTGGACCGTCGGCCTGGTCGCCACCCCGAAGCCGGGAAAGACGACGATCCCGGTCTACGGGCGGGCGTACCCGGAGGAGGCGGCGTACCCGGCGGGCGTGCCGTACCAGACGATCTCGCCCCTGCAGTACACGCTCTCGGCCGGTCAGCGGTACGCCGTCGGCAACGTGCTGCCCGGGGAGTACTACCGGGCGACCACGTTCGACGGTTCGGCACCGGGCGACTGGACGGTGATCCGGGGCGAGAACCAGTACGTGCAGATCCAGTTCGGTCACCGGGTGATGTTCGTCAACCGGGACGACGTGCAGATCCTGCCTTCGGCTCTGGGCGCGCCCCGGTAGTTGCGGGGCTCGGAGGGTTCCCGGCCGTCCGGCCGGGAACCCTCCGCCGCGCGGGCGCGCCCCGTGGTCGGGTCGGGGGCGCTGCCGGGCCGGTGAACGGCCGCGCGGGAAAGGGGAGGGATGCCTCGCACCCGTCCGGGCACGGGACGCGGGGCCTGCCGGTCAGCGGGCCAGAACGGTCACCAACGTTCCGATGCTGGCGACCATCGCGGCGATGATGGGGCTGAGCGCCTTGATGTACGCCAGGATGAGCCGGTGCCGCCCTTCCGGTTCGGCAGCGGGCTCCTCGTCGGGATCCGTCGTCTCGAAGTCCGGCCCAGGAGGGGCTACAGTCAACATGACTCCTTCCGTCGCGAGCGGTCGAGTCGAATGCGGCGTCCGGTGCCAGCCGGGCGCCGCCTTTTTGGGCGACGCTGTGCCGTTCGACCGTTCGAGCATCCTCCTGCTGGGCGGCTATCACAAGGGTCGAGTTTTCACTGTCGGGTAGCTGACAGTCCGATGTAATACACTGAGAAAATATCGGCGTAAGTCCTTGCATCGCGCCGAATCCTCGTGCAGTCGTACAGCGGAACGTGACCGCTACCTAGCGGATGCGTGAGTGCCGTCGCGGCGGGCGATCGGGCCCGGGTGTGACCGGACATCCCACGGCGACGTGCGGCGAAGACTCCTGGAAAACCGCGAGCCTGCACCCGCCTCTGCCGGGTACAGGCTCCGCCCCCTGGCGGGGCTGGATGAGTCGAGGGACCTGTTCCCGCCCGGCCGCCCCGTGCCGGCCGGGCGGGAACGGTCAGTTCGTGGGGAGCTGCGCGGCGTGCTCCAGCACCCGGTCGATCAGCCCGTACTCCCGGGCCTGCTCGGCGGTGAACCAGCGGTCCCGGTCCGAGTCGCGCTCGATGTCGGCCAGGGAGCGGCCGCTGTGCTGGGCGATCAGCTCCTGCATGGTGCGTTTGACGAACAGCATGTTCTCGGCCTGGATGGTGATGTCGGCGGCCGTGCCACCGAACCCGCCGGAGGGCTGGTGCATCATGATCCGCGAGTGGGGCAGGGCGTACCGCTTCCCGGGCGTCCCGGTGCAGAGCAGGAACTGCCCCATCGAGCCGGCGAAGCCGAGCGCCAGGGTGGCCACGTCGTTCTTGACGTAGCGCATGGTGTCGTAGATGGCCAGCCCGGCACTGACCGAGCCGCCCGGTGAGTTGATGTAGAGGAAGATGTCCTGCTCGGCGTCCTCGGCGGCGAGCAGCAGGATCTGCGCGCAGACCTGGTTGGCCGACGCCTCGGTCACCTCGGTGCCGAGGAAGACGATCCGCTCCCGCAGCAGCCGCTCGAACACCTGGTCACCGAAGGACGGCTGGTTGACCTCCAACATGCGCACCGTGTAACCGACAGTCACCGTGGACCTCCCCGCGAACCTGCCGGCGGGCGACGTTCACCGCCCGGTGGACCGGCCCGTCAAGCGTGCGGTCCACGCGGCCCGACGACCGAGGGTTTCTGCCGCCGGCATATCTGCCGAGAGCAGAAGCCGGTCAGCAGCGGGGTGAGCGACCGACGACGAGCAGGACGCGGTGCTGCCCGACGCCGCTCCGGACGGGCCGGCGGGACCGCCCGAAGGAGCCCGTGCCGGTGGTCACGGCGGGACGACCGCCGACCGCCGCCCGGGCGTTCGGGACCCGGTTCGACGGACAGGTGGATCCGCCGGCGGCTGGACGGGTGACCGGGGTGGGCCGGGACGCGGCCGGTGCGGGACGGGGACCGGTCGGCAGGACCCGTCGACCCGTCGGAACCCGGGGCGGCGTGACCGGGGTGCGGGGCTCCACGCGGCGCAGGTCGTCGCGGGCCTCCTCGAGCAGGTCGGAGAGGCGGATGCCGAGGGCCAGGCAGATCGCCGCGAGCACCTCCGACGAGGCCTCCTTGCGCCCCCGTTCGACCTCGGAGAGGTAGGGCACCGAGACCCCGGCCACCTCGGCGACCTCGCGCAGGGTGCGGCCCTGCCGGACGCGAAGCCGGCGCAGGACCCCGCCGATCACTCGCCGTAGCAACGACATCCGGGCCTCCTCGTCGGTGGTGCGGCTTCCGACCCTGCTCATTGTGCCGGTTTCCGCCGGTTGCGGTGGCCCCTGGGCGGACCGTGGGCACCACGGGGGAGAACCTGGCGGTGGCCACCTCGGCGGCCGACCTGCGGCGTACCGGCTATGTTGTGCACGTGCAGGCGGCAGCGGAGGCGGGGCGGGCCCGACGGTGATTCACTTTCCCGCGCAGCGGCGAGGGCCGCTCAGTGCGCTCAGCCTGCGGCTGGCCGCCGCCGTCGCCCTGGTCTTCGCCGTGGTCGGCGCGGTCTACCTGGACCGCGACGGCTACCGCGACGTCAACGAGGACGGCCTGACCCTCCTCGACTGTTTCTACTACGCGGTGGTCTCGCTCTCCACCACCGGCTACGGCGACATCACGCCGGCCTCGGACTCGGCCCGGCTGATCAATGTCCTCTTCGTCACGCCGGCCCGGGTGATCTTCCTGATCATCCTGGTCGGCACCACCCTGGAAGTCCTGACCGAGCAGTACCGGACCGGCCGTCGGCTGAGCCGGTGGGGGAGAACCGTGAAGGATCACGTCATCATCTGCGGCTACGGCACCAAGGGCCGCAGCGCGATCTCCGCCCTGATGGAGAACGGTTTGGACAAGTCCAGGATCGTCGTGGTGGAGCGCAGCGGCGCGGCGATCCGACAGGCCACCTCGGCCGGGCTGGTCGCCATCGAGGGGTCCGCCACCCGGTCGGCGGTGCTCAACGAGGCGCACGTCCGGTCGGCCAAGGCGGTGATCATCGCGACCGACAGCGACGACGCGTCCGTGCTGGTGGCGTTGACCGTCCGTCAGCTCACCGCCGGGCAGGTCCGGATCATCGCCGCGGTCCGGGAGGCCGAGAACGCCCCGCTGCTCAAGCAGAGCGGCGCGCACCACGTGATCGTCTCCTCCGCCACCGCCGGCCGGCTGCTCGGCCTCTCCACCTCCGCGCCACCCCTGATCGACGTGGTCGAGGACCTGCTCACCCCCGGTCAGGGCATGGCGCTCGCCATGCGTTCGGCGGAACGCGCCGAGGTGGGACGCTCGCCCCGGGAGCTGGAGTCGCTGGTCATCGCGCTGGTCCGCCGGGGCAAGGTGGTCACCCTCTCCGACCAGGCCGGCGCCCTCATCGAGACCGGCGACATGCTGGTGTACGTCCGCGACGACCGTCCTCAGGCGACCGTCGCACCCTGACCGGTCCCGGGCCCGGAGGGTGTGTCCCCCGGTCAGACCCTTGGGTTGATCGCAGAATTACCTTTACGGTTCTTTCTCCCCGCTGGGATGCTTGCTACGGTTCGACGGCTTGGAATCGCCAACGGGTGTGACAATCGACCGCAGTCGACGCACCATCACTGGCTCAGGCGACGGGGGCAATATCTTTCGCGCGGGGCTCTTCGGGCTCGGGCGTCGATCGCCGTCTCCCCGTCCGGTCGGGCATTGCAGCTGAGCTGTTCCAAGTGCCTCGTAATCGAACGACGGGAAACCATCAGTGGCTGAAGTGGCAACATCCGCAGGAGTCAGACGGCGGTTGTCGGCCGGCATCGTCGCGGGCCTGGCCCTCGCCGGGGTCGTGGCTGTCGCGCCCGCGACCGTCGCGCAGGCCGCCCCCGCCGGGAACGGCGTGTACGACGCGGCGGGCGGGTCCGGGAAGAGAAGCCTGGACATGCTGCCGAACCTGCGAAAGGGCGAGCTGAAGCTCCCCGAGCCGGGCGCCAAGGGACCCCGGTTCCAGTCCGGCAGCGCGGCGTCACCCCGCATCGTGAAGGGGGAACTCGCCAGTGCCTCGGAGTTCCCGTACATCGTCGGGATCGTCACCACCCTCCAGGTCGACGGTGAGTCCTACTGGTACTACTGCACCGGCACGATCATCGCCGGCAACAAGGTGCTGACGGCCGCGCACTGCGTCACCGACGGGCCGGGCACCACCCGGGTCATCGCCGGTAACGACCAGATCTTCGACTGAGGTTCCCCCGATAGCGTGGAGGCCGGACCTAAGGGGATAGATGGTCATGGCTGAAACGAGGAGACGGTTCGACCGGGAGTTCCGTGAGGGCGCCGTGCGGATCGTGCGGGAGACGGGTAAGCCGATCGCGCAGGTCGCTCGGGATCTGGGTATCAACAACGGCACTTTGGCGAACTGGGTGGCGCAGGAGCGTCGGGCTCGGGGCGAGGCCGCCGCGGGTGGTCTCGGTGAGGACGAACGCGCCGAGCTGGCCAGGCTGCGTAAGGAAAACGCTGAGCTGGCGATGGAGCGTGATGTCCTCAAGCGATCCGTGGTCCTGTGGGTCAAGGAGGCGACGAAGTGACCGTGGCCCGCTTCGTCGCCGCCCAGAGGACCGAGCATGCCGTGCCGCACGCGGTGACCTGCCGGGCGCTGGGGCTGTCGCAGTCGTGGTTCTACAAGTGGCGTGACCGGCGACCCACCGCACGGCAGGCCCGCCGCGATGCCCTCGACGAGGCGATCCGGGCAGCGTTCGACGCCTCCGGCGGCACCTACGGCTCCCCGCGGGTGACCCAGGACCTGCACGCCGACGGGTGGCAGGTGTCGGTCAACACCGTCGCGGCCCGCATGGCGCGGCTGGGTCTGGCCGGACGCACCCCGCGCCGCCGACGCGCCCTCACCAAGCAGGGCAAACGGCCGGTGGCACCGGACCGGGTCCGGCGGCAGTTCACCGCCGTCGCACCGGACGTGTTGTGGTGCGGCGACATCACCGAGATCGTTACCGACGAGGGCAAGCTGTACCTGGCCACGGTGATCGATCTGCACTCCCGCCGGCTGCTCGGCTACGCCATGGGCGACCGGCACGACGCCGACCTGACCCAGGCCACCCTGAGCATGGCCGCCGCGACCCGCGGCGGCACCGTGGACGGAGTGATCTTCCACAGCGACCGCGGCAGCGAGTACACCGCCGCCGAATACGCCACCGCCTGCCGCCGGCTGGGTGTCCTGCAATCGATGGGCCGGGTCGGCTGCGCCCTGGACAACGCCGCCGCGGAGGCGTTCAACTCCACCATCAAGGTCGAGTACATCCACCGGCAGCGGTTCCGCACCCGCGCCGAAGCCCGACTCAAGATCGCCACCTGGATCGTCGATTTCTACAACACCCGCCGACGCCACAGCGCCTGCGATGGCATGTCACCCATCGACTACGAACGCTTCATCGCCCAAGCCCGCCTGGCTCAGGCAGCTTAAACAGCCCTCCACGCTTCCAGGGGATTGACAAAACCTGCCCGTCGAGTACACCCCGATCGCGATGGGCAACCAGGGCGACCAGGTGCCGTACGCGGTCGGCACGACCGGGGTGATCGCCGGCTACGGCAAGACGTCGTCCGACGACGCGCTCTCGGACAGCCGGCTGCGCAAGGCCACCGTCCCGATGCGGTCCGACGCCGACTGCAACGTCACGGGCCTCTACTACCCGGCCGAGATGATCTGTGCCGGCACGGGCGGCACCGAGACGAACCTGGGTAGCGACACCTGCAACGGCGACTCCGGCGGACCGCTCGTCGTCGGTGGCAAGCAGGTGGGCGTGACCAGCTGGGGCTTCCGGCCCTGTGGCGTGTACCCCGGCTACTACGTGCGGCTGAACAACTACGTCAACGTGGTGAAGGCGGACTTCACCCGGCCGCCGCTGATCAACGCCGACTGGACCGGTGACGGTCACACCGACCTGATGTCCCGGGACGCCGCCGGCGACCTCTGGCTGCACTACGGCAGCGGCTTCGGCAACAACGGGTACGGGGGCTTCTACATGTCCCGCCCGATCAGCTCGGGCTGGAGCGGCTTCAGCCGCATCTTCCGCGTCTACAACTGGAACGGCGACAACAAGCCGTCCATCTTCGCGATGCGGCCGAACGGTGAGCTGTACCGGTACGACACCGACGGCGCGGGCAAGTTCGTCGGCGGGGCCAAGCTGATCGGCACCGGTTGGCAGAACTTCACCGCCCTGATGGTGACCAACAACTGGGTCGGCAACAACCGGCCGAGCCTGCTGGTCCGCCGGTCCAACGGCGAGTTGGTCCGCTACACCAGCAACGGTGCGGGCGGCTGGGAGAACCCGAGGGGTGTCCTGATCGGCACCGGCTGGAACACCTTCAACCTGTTCCTGACGCCGGGTGCCTGGAAGGGCGACGGGCGTGAGGTGATCATCGGTCGCACCTCGGTCGGTGAGCTGAAGCTGTACCAGTCCGACGGCGCGGGCGGGTGGACCAACCCGAAGGGCGACCTGATCGGCAGCGGCTGGGGCGGCTTCACGAACATCATCACCCCGGGTGACTGGGACGGCGACAACATGGTGGACATGCTGGGTGTCAACAGCCTCCACCAGATGCGGATCTACACGACCAACGGCTACGGCCAGTGGCTCGACGCGAAGGGCAAGACCATCTCCACCGACTGGGACTACTTCAACCTGGTCTTCTGACCGGGCAGGTGGAACGGCCGGGGCCCGCAACCGATCGGTTGCGGGCCCCGGTCCGTGTTCTGCCGCCGGTGGCGGTTCGGGTCAGAGGATCGTCCAGGTGTCCCCGCTGTTGAGGAGACCGGCGAGCTGCTGCTCCGGCGTCTCGGAGACCGCGGCCCTGGCCTCCGCGACCTGCGTCTGCACCACGCTGTCGTAGGTGGGGCGGTTGACCGAGCGGAACACGCCGATCGGGGTGTTGCTCAGGTCCAGCCCGGGCAGCCGGCTCAGCGCGAACGCGTACGCCGGGTCGGCGACGGTGGCGTCGTGCACCAGGATGTGCTCGGCCGGGGTGAGGTCCGTCCTGCGGACCTCCAGGCCGAAGCCGCCCGGCGGGTGCACCACGCAGAACTGGTCGTCCTTGCCGAACATGATCGGCTGCCCGTGCTCCAGCCGGATCAGGAAGTCGTCGCGGGTGTCCGGCTCCTTGAGCGGGTCGAACGCGCCGTCGTTGAAGATGTTGCAGTTCTGGTAGATCTCCACCAGCGCCGA contains:
- a CDS encoding N-acetylmuramoyl-L-alanine amidase, whose product is MPSVTSPTSRRVLLAAAVAAATAIVPPTTTPAAADASVTRQQQYAAAAAEYGVPESVLLGVSYLQSRWDTNAGTPSTSGGYGPMHLTDAEYVMSLPGGHHHDEDEDPRGDDSRPAHPVDSTEKAPPAESLQTLDAAATLTGTSEETLRGEPAANIRGGAALLASYQRELAGPTGSTSDPAAWYGAVARYSGADSADAAAAFANEVYGTIREGASRTTDDGQRITLTPHADLVPVTSWLDKLGLRELARPDGLECPNDISCEWIPAPYQDLGNGDYGNHDLSDRPNRQKIEYIVIHDTEATWATTLKLVQDPTYVSWHYSLRSVDGHIAQHVKTKDVGWHAGNWYVNAKSVGLEHEGFAAQGTWYTEAMYRTSAKLVRHLATRLGIPMDRHHIIGHDNIPGTVAANVRGMHWDPGPYWDWDHYFELMKAPEINTGTPLTGLVRIEPDFATNRPAFTGCVTAGVPCPSRGSSSVILRSAPSPDAPLVNDIALRPDGTPNTTHISDHGARASTGQTYAIADRQGDWTAIWYLGQKAWFHNPADAPTAQWTVGLVATPKPGKTTIPVYGRAYPEEAAYPAGVPYQTISPLQYTLSAGQRYAVGNVLPGEYYRATTFDGSAPGDWTVIRGENQYVQIQFGHRVMFVNRDDVQILPSALGAPR
- a CDS encoding trypsin-like serine protease; protein product: MSAGIVAGLALAGVVAVAPATVAQAAPAGNGVYDAAGGSGKRSLDMLPNLRKGELKLPEPGAKGPRFQSGSAASPRIVKGELASASEFPYIVGIVTTLQVDGESYWYYCTGTIIAGNKVLTAAHCVTDGPGTTRVIAGNDQIFD
- a CDS encoding potassium channel family protein, with product MIHFPAQRRGPLSALSLRLAAAVALVFAVVGAVYLDRDGYRDVNEDGLTLLDCFYYAVVSLSTTGYGDITPASDSARLINVLFVTPARVIFLIILVGTTLEVLTEQYRTGRRLSRWGRTVKDHVIICGYGTKGRSAISALMENGLDKSRIVVVERSGAAIRQATSAGLVAIEGSATRSAVLNEAHVRSAKAVIIATDSDDASVLVALTVRQLTAGQVRIIAAVREAENAPLLKQSGAHHVIVSSATAGRLLGLSTSAPPLIDVVEDLLTPGQGMALAMRSAERAEVGRSPRELESLVIALVRRGKVVTLSDQAGALIETGDMLVYVRDDRPQATVAP
- a CDS encoding helix-turn-helix domain-containing protein — translated: MSRVGSRTTDEEARMSLLRRVIGGVLRRLRVRQGRTLREVAEVAGVSVPYLSEVERGRKEASSEVLAAICLALGIRLSDLLEEARDDLRRVEPRTPVTPPRVPTGRRVLPTGPRPAPAASRPTPVTRPAAGGSTCPSNRVPNARAAVGGRPAVTTGTGSFGRSRRPVRSGVGQHRVLLVVGRSPRC
- a CDS encoding transposase, which encodes MAETRRRFDREFREGAVRIVRETGKPIAQVARDLGINNGTLANWVAQERRARGEAAAGGLGEDERAELARLRKENAELAMERDVLKRSVVLWVKEATK
- a CDS encoding trypsin-like serine protease, translated to MGNQGDQVPYAVGTTGVIAGYGKTSSDDALSDSRLRKATVPMRSDADCNVTGLYYPAEMICAGTGGTETNLGSDTCNGDSGGPLVVGGKQVGVTSWGFRPCGVYPGYYVRLNNYVNVVKADFTRPPLINADWTGDGHTDLMSRDAAGDLWLHYGSGFGNNGYGGFYMSRPISSGWSGFSRIFRVYNWNGDNKPSIFAMRPNGELYRYDTDGAGKFVGGAKLIGTGWQNFTALMVTNNWVGNNRPSLLVRRSNGELVRYTSNGAGGWENPRGVLIGTGWNTFNLFLTPGAWKGDGREVIIGRTSVGELKLYQSDGAGGWTNPKGDLIGSGWGGFTNIITPGDWDGDNMVDMLGVNSLHQMRIYTTNGYGQWLDAKGKTISTDWDYFNLVF
- a CDS encoding ATP-dependent Clp protease proteolytic subunit — translated: MLEVNQPSFGDQVFERLLRERIVFLGTEVTEASANQVCAQILLLAAEDAEQDIFLYINSPGGSVSAGLAIYDTMRYVKNDVATLALGFAGSMGQFLLCTGTPGKRYALPHSRIMMHQPSGGFGGTAADITIQAENMLFVKRTMQELIAQHSGRSLADIERDSDRDRWFTAEQAREYGLIDRVLEHAAQLPTN
- a CDS encoding IS3 family transposase — translated: MTVARFVAAQRTEHAVPHAVTCRALGLSQSWFYKWRDRRPTARQARRDALDEAIRAAFDASGGTYGSPRVTQDLHADGWQVSVNTVAARMARLGLAGRTPRRRRALTKQGKRPVAPDRVRRQFTAVAPDVLWCGDITEIVTDEGKLYLATVIDLHSRRLLGYAMGDRHDADLTQATLSMAAATRGGTVDGVIFHSDRGSEYTAAEYATACRRLGVLQSMGRVGCALDNAAAEAFNSTIKVEYIHRQRFRTRAEARLKIATWIVDFYNTRRRHSACDGMSPIDYERFIAQARLAQAA